The Mesorhizobium loti genome includes a region encoding these proteins:
- a CDS encoding multidrug efflux SMR transporter: MAWLLLVLSGLLDVAWALATKKADGYANWGWTALSLVLLGASVFTLGKALSALPLGMAYVVWTGIGAVGSVLVGTLVFQEVLDFQRMAFIAIVVVGIIGLNLSTP; the protein is encoded by the coding sequence ATGGCCTGGCTCTTACTCGTTCTTTCCGGGCTGCTGGACGTCGCTTGGGCTCTGGCCACAAAAAAAGCTGATGGCTATGCGAATTGGGGGTGGACAGCATTGTCGCTGGTTCTGCTTGGGGCATCCGTGTTCACCCTTGGCAAAGCACTGTCCGCTCTTCCGCTTGGCATGGCCTATGTCGTATGGACTGGAATTGGGGCTGTCGGCTCGGTTTTGGTTGGCACCTTGGTGTTCCAGGAGGTTCTGGACTTTCAACGGATGGCCTTCATCGCGATTGTCGTTGTCGGCATCATTGGCTTGAATTTGTCAACGCCGTAA
- a CDS encoding aminotransferase class V-fold PLP-dependent enzyme produces the protein MTMWKIGRDVGNMYHWNGRLLPVEDLCALAREHDIITVVDGAQTFAQMPLSFRKLDCDIFVTSLHKWLGAQVGNGMLVVRKKKELTCGLSRVFCKKVGSDATSRPRYSNPLRADHQGKLGR, from the coding sequence ATGACGATGTGGAAGATTGGCCGCGATGTCGGCAATATGTACCATTGGAACGGCCGGCTTCTGCCGGTCGAGGATCTGTGCGCCCTGGCACGCGAACATGACATCATCACCGTGGTCGACGGAGCGCAGACCTTCGCCCAGATGCCGCTCAGCTTCCGAAAGCTCGACTGCGACATCTTCGTGACGAGCTTGCATAAATGGCTCGGCGCGCAGGTGGGCAACGGCATGTTAGTTGTCAGGAAGAAAAAGGAATTGACCTGCGGGCTGTCGCGCGTGTTCTGTAAAAAGGTTGGATCGGATGCAACATCGCGTCCAAGATATTCTAATCCTCTTCGAGCCGACCACCAGGGAAAGCTGGGGCGCTAA
- a CDS encoding LysE family translocator, whose protein sequence is MSIEFLLTTLLIVASPGTGTIYTLAAGLSGGVRASYVAAFGCTLGTVPHMIGAISGLAALLHASITAFQILKWLGVAYLLYMAWSMFRERGVLRIDGAPVAKSDRQVIASAILINLLNPKLSIFFFAFLPQFVTVGEAAPIMLMLKLSLVFMALTFIVFAAYGVFAAYLRRHIVSNLAIQRWMRRSFAAAFGGLAIQLALATR, encoded by the coding sequence ATGAGCATCGAATTTCTCCTGACGACACTCCTGATCGTCGCTTCTCCCGGTACAGGGACTATTTACACGCTCGCGGCGGGCCTGTCGGGTGGTGTGCGGGCCAGCTACGTCGCGGCCTTCGGCTGCACGCTCGGAACAGTGCCGCATATGATCGGTGCTATCAGCGGTCTTGCTGCGCTACTTCACGCCAGCATCACAGCGTTCCAGATTCTCAAATGGCTCGGTGTCGCCTATCTGCTATATATGGCTTGGTCCATGTTCCGCGAACGCGGTGTTTTGCGCATCGACGGCGCTCCCGTCGCCAAAAGCGACCGGCAAGTAATCGCCTCGGCCATCCTTATAAACCTGCTCAATCCGAAACTGTCGATCTTCTTCTTTGCCTTCCTGCCCCAGTTCGTGACGGTCGGTGAAGCTGCCCCAATCATGTTGATGTTAAAGCTCAGCCTTGTCTTCATGGCGCTTACCTTCATCGTCTTCGCGGCCTATGGCGTATTTGCCGCTTACCTGCGCCGTCACATCGTTTCCAACCTTGCTATTCAGCGCTGGATGCGGCGTAGCTTCGCAGCAGCATTCGGAGGACTTGCCATTCAACTCGCTCTCGCGACTAGATAA
- a CDS encoding carboxymuconolactone decarboxylase family protein yields MIDWNGYHKQLLGRIGELGKRSPDTLNGYKTLSAAGETTQKLSAKTRELIALAVAVTARCDGCIVVHADAALKAGAEPDEICEALAVAVALGAGAAMVYSARVLDAIAVKSGPATAERFDERRAVRFAKSRLRSAARRT; encoded by the coding sequence ATGATCGATTGGAATGGCTATCACAAGCAGTTGCTGGGCCGCATCGGCGAATTGGGCAAACGCTCGCCGGATACGCTCAACGGATACAAGACTCTCAGCGCGGCCGGTGAAACGACGCAGAAGCTTTCGGCGAAGACCCGTGAGCTCATTGCGCTCGCCGTCGCGGTCACGGCACGCTGCGACGGCTGCATCGTCGTGCACGCCGATGCGGCCCTCAAGGCAGGGGCCGAGCCAGACGAGATTTGCGAGGCGCTCGCCGTCGCGGTTGCCCTGGGCGCGGGCGCGGCGATGGTCTATTCGGCCCGCGTGCTCGACGCTATCGCGGTGAAGTCTGGGCCCGCCACCGCGGAGAGGTTCGATGAGCGACGGGCCGTCAGGTTTGCCAAAAGTCGACTACGCTCAGCCGCGAGACGGACATGA
- a CDS encoding LysR family transcriptional regulator — protein MIDASDLKLVATLARTRTAAAAASELQTHPATIYRRLNSLELAVGGPLFGKVSGQYRSTPLASELIAAHQRVEDALSQVQRRIAGGDKSLIGRLVITTTDSLVPIVSRLIVAFREAHQQITFTLNVSNGFADMARYEAEIAIRPTRSPPEALVGRQAGDFSFGVYARAGVPDDAWITLDDSLAAIPSSRWLQGRIGSGGGVLRVNSMWAAAEAAAAGAGRAVLPDYLAKAHLMQQIGEPVRELQSQVWLLVHPDLRRVRRVRAFLDFGCRFLKNEL, from the coding sequence ATGATTGATGCGTCCGATCTGAAGCTCGTAGCGACGTTGGCGCGAACGAGGACTGCGGCTGCAGCGGCAAGTGAGCTCCAGACCCATCCCGCGACGATCTACCGTCGGTTGAATAGCCTTGAGCTCGCGGTCGGTGGGCCGCTGTTCGGAAAGGTCTCCGGGCAATACCGCTCGACGCCGCTAGCCAGCGAACTTATCGCGGCACATCAGCGTGTCGAAGATGCGCTTTCCCAGGTTCAGCGGCGAATAGCGGGAGGTGATAAAAGCCTAATTGGTCGCTTGGTGATCACGACCACGGATTCCCTGGTGCCTATCGTGAGCCGTCTGATTGTGGCCTTTCGCGAGGCGCATCAGCAGATCACCTTCACCTTGAATGTTTCAAACGGTTTTGCGGACATGGCCCGGTACGAGGCCGAAATCGCCATCCGGCCTACGCGATCCCCACCAGAGGCGCTGGTGGGGCGGCAAGCGGGTGATTTTAGCTTCGGCGTCTATGCCCGCGCTGGCGTGCCTGATGATGCTTGGATAACCCTGGATGACAGTCTTGCTGCAATTCCTTCCTCGCGATGGCTCCAGGGCAGGATCGGCTCGGGCGGTGGCGTACTGCGGGTAAACAGCATGTGGGCAGCGGCCGAGGCGGCTGCGGCTGGTGCCGGACGGGCGGTTCTACCAGACTACCTAGCAAAGGCACATTTGATGCAGCAGATTGGCGAACCAGTCCGCGAGTTGCAATCCCAAGTGTGGTTGCTTGTACACCCAGACTTGAGACGCGTCCGACGTGTCCGCGCTTTCCTCGATTTTGGATGCCGCTTCCTCAAGAACGAACTTTGA
- a CDS encoding LysR family transcriptional regulator: MNWDDLRFLLAVAKHGSLSAAARNLRTTQPTVGRRVAAFEASLGTQIFRRLPGSLALTESGVAILERLERIEAETLAIERTVSGRDAGAEGVVRVSAAEWFCARVLAPICAELSEAHPGMTIELLGEARRANLARSEADIAFRFVRFEQGEVVQRRLGGLAFSLYAAPSYLNRHSEPDFGTGFKGHAIIAMRSELDAIADLAWLEDIAYEAAAVLRTDSREAQANAAVAGAGLACLPRYIGDNTTGLVRVNTPLPVPARDIWMGIHAEVRNTPRVQAAARILATGIRKKSSGLEPGGRPQTKMHRA, encoded by the coding sequence TTGAACTGGGACGATTTGCGATTTTTGCTGGCGGTCGCAAAACACGGCTCGCTCTCTGCGGCCGCGCGGAATTTGCGGACCACGCAGCCCACGGTGGGTCGTCGAGTCGCGGCTTTCGAGGCCAGCCTTGGCACACAAATCTTTCGCCGTTTGCCCGGATCGCTTGCGCTCACTGAGTCCGGTGTTGCGATCCTGGAAAGGCTCGAACGCATCGAGGCCGAAACCCTGGCCATCGAGCGAACGGTCTCCGGGCGCGATGCGGGAGCCGAGGGCGTCGTCCGGGTCAGCGCAGCGGAATGGTTCTGCGCGCGCGTTCTGGCTCCGATCTGTGCGGAACTGTCCGAAGCCCATCCCGGCATGACCATCGAACTGCTCGGAGAGGCCCGCCGGGCTAATCTGGCGCGAAGCGAGGCGGACATAGCCTTTCGCTTCGTTCGTTTCGAGCAAGGTGAGGTGGTCCAGCGGCGACTCGGTGGCTTGGCCTTTAGCCTTTACGCCGCGCCGTCCTATCTCAACCGGCATAGCGAGCCGGACTTTGGGACAGGGTTCAAGGGTCATGCCATCATTGCGATGCGGAGCGAACTGGACGCGATTGCCGATCTCGCTTGGCTCGAAGATATCGCCTACGAAGCGGCCGCCGTGCTGCGAACGGATAGTCGCGAAGCACAGGCAAATGCGGCGGTAGCCGGCGCCGGCCTTGCCTGCCTACCGCGCTACATCGGCGACAACACGACAGGCCTTGTTCGGGTGAACACTCCCCTGCCCGTACCGGCGCGCGATATCTGGATGGGCATTCACGCCGAGGTTCGCAACACGCCCCGTGTGCAGGCGGCAGCGCGAATCCTCGCCACCGGCATCCGCAAAAAATCCTCCGGTCTCGAGCCCGGCGGCCGTCCCCAGACGAAAATGCATAGGGCCTAA
- a CDS encoding FMN-dependent NADH-azoreductase, with translation MHSLLHIEASPRGDRSHSSRLAKSYIAAVKAVRPDTVVDHLNVWSEPLPEFSGALLSAKYAKLAGRDMLPEEAAAWEEIGRMVARIDQSDAVLISTPMWNLSPPYRLKHYIDLVTQPGISFSFNPTAGYLPLLTDRPAVVVLASSGDFSDGWSWERPDLATPYLKQALRFIGLTSAVVVPVGPTTGDPTQIAKANNAAEAMLTDLAGQFGITP, from the coding sequence ATGCACTCCCTTTTGCACATCGAAGCGTCGCCTCGAGGTGATCGGTCTCACTCGAGCCGCCTCGCCAAAAGCTATATCGCGGCCGTCAAAGCTGTTCGTCCTGATACCGTTGTGGACCACCTGAATGTCTGGTCCGAACCGCTTCCCGAGTTCAGCGGGGCATTGCTGTCGGCAAAATACGCTAAACTGGCAGGGCGAGACATGCTGCCAGAAGAAGCGGCCGCTTGGGAAGAGATCGGTCGAATGGTCGCTCGCATCGATCAAAGCGATGCGGTCTTGATATCGACACCAATGTGGAACCTGTCGCCGCCCTATCGGCTCAAACACTACATCGATCTGGTCACCCAGCCCGGTATAAGCTTTTCTTTCAATCCAACCGCTGGATATTTGCCCCTGCTAACTGACAGACCGGCGGTGGTCGTCTTGGCAAGTTCGGGTGACTTCTCGGACGGATGGAGTTGGGAGCGACCAGACCTTGCCACACCCTATCTCAAGCAAGCGCTGCGGTTCATCGGATTGACCAGCGCAGTCGTCGTTCCGGTCGGACCAACGACTGGCGATCCGACCCAAATCGCCAAGGCAAACAATGCGGCGGAAGCTATGTTGACCGACCTTGCCGGGCAGTTTGGGATCACACCATGA
- a CDS encoding DUF302 domain-containing protein, which produces MREADIWIIHEIDPQMLLKRGGYIMARTRQILFFHPRYMVRLLGADPAALSEAPLKVVVMEDENAVTVRWPVPGLLFDRYGHDELSVLGRELEQIYAAIAARLA; this is translated from the coding sequence ATGCGCGAGGCGGATATCTGGATCATCCATGAAATCGATCCGCAAATGCTGCTGAAACGTGGCGGCTATATCATGGCGCGCACGCGGCAGATTCTTTTCTTTCATCCGCGCTACATGGTTCGCCTGCTGGGCGCAGATCCGGCTGCGCTTTCAGAGGCGCCCCTGAAGGTTGTGGTCATGGAGGATGAAAATGCGGTTACGGTGAGATGGCCGGTCCCTGGGCTGCTGTTCGATCGCTACGGTCATGATGAATTGTCGGTGCTGGGGCGAGAGCTGGAGCAGATCTATGCCGCTATCGCCGCCAGACTGGCATGA
- a CDS encoding AraC family transcriptional regulator, whose product MTRQLQGDKKRLPTFRVRNAVVDGVDAVEADTALAFGRHMHDQFGVGLINRGAQVSLSGRGVVEAGTGDVITVNPGEAHDGAPIGDGGRSWQMLYFEPKTVSSIFHDMTDGRAKSFELSDPVIRDRAVADQYRSLFSAMTACSSTGQHMQAEECLFLLLEQLVENRETVKKPPSVPKAIAAARSKIDDESAAPITLDDLARLCGISRFQVVRGFARATGFTPHAYMIQRRLQLAKRLITRGVDLAQAAASSGFADQSHMTRLFVRTYGMSPGYYAAARL is encoded by the coding sequence ATGACTAGGCAATTGCAAGGTGACAAGAAGCGCTTGCCAACATTCAGGGTAAGGAATGCCGTAGTGGATGGTGTGGATGCCGTCGAGGCTGACACCGCGCTCGCCTTCGGACGCCATATGCACGATCAGTTTGGTGTCGGATTGATAAACCGAGGTGCGCAGGTCTCGCTCAGCGGTCGCGGCGTCGTCGAAGCAGGAACGGGGGACGTCATCACCGTCAACCCCGGCGAAGCACATGACGGGGCACCCATCGGCGATGGCGGTCGGTCGTGGCAGATGCTCTATTTTGAGCCGAAGACCGTCTCTAGTATTTTTCACGACATGACGGACGGCCGAGCCAAAAGCTTCGAGCTATCCGATCCTGTCATTCGCGACAGGGCCGTAGCGGACCAATATCGGTCGCTTTTTTCCGCCATGACCGCCTGCTCCAGCACAGGACAGCACATGCAAGCCGAAGAGTGTCTGTTTCTCCTGCTTGAGCAGCTTGTTGAGAACAGAGAAACCGTCAAGAAGCCACCATCGGTTCCGAAGGCGATTGCGGCTGCCAGATCGAAAATCGATGATGAGTCGGCCGCACCCATCACCCTCGATGATCTGGCGCGGCTTTGCGGAATCAGCCGTTTCCAGGTGGTGCGGGGCTTCGCGCGCGCGACTGGTTTCACACCTCACGCTTATATGATCCAGCGCCGGCTGCAGCTGGCGAAAAGACTGATCACGCGCGGGGTTGATTTGGCTCAGGCCGCCGCATCGAGCGGCTTTGCAGACCAAAGTCACATGACGCGGCTGTTCGTTCGCACCTACGGGATGTCGCCAGGATACTACGCGGCGGCGCGGCTTTAG